The window gggagTCCCCTGGCACAGACTTGCTTTCTCTCCCAGAGTGTCAGAGGAACTCCCAGGATACCATATGACCCCAGGAGAAGGATGAGCACCACGTCTGTCAGGGAGGTTTAATGAGCTCCTTGGCTGGCAGGGCCCAGGGAAGCACCCAGTCCAAGGTGTGAAATGCTCACGGGAAGGAGTAGAGCCCAACTTCGTCCCCTCTTCCCAAAAGAGCAGCTCCCGAGCTTGCTGCACACCATTATCTTGCAGCTTTAGAATCCTGCAATGGTTTTGCCGGAAATCAGTGGCCTCCATATGCCAGAAACAAGGAGACAAGGCACCAACAGCAACGAGCACAGCTGGACAGGTTTGTTAGAGACATGGGGAAGTGCCTGTGCCAGAAGCTTTACAATGCTGCCCCTGGAAAGCATCACACAAGCAGCTCTGGGCATGAGATGAGCCACACAAATCACACCAAAACCAACCAGGACACTGCAGCCTCTCCATGAGCACCCACAGCTCTGCTTACACCATCAGCAGCTCATTCCCCTTCTCAACTCTAGCAAGGAACAGATCTGCTACTGCAGTTTGACCTGTGGTCACAGCAAGCCATCAATGGGCTAAAATACATCAGCACTCACAGAAACCCCCTTCTCCTTTGGGTCACATCACCAGCTGGCCAACAGAGCCAGCATTTTCCCCCTTGCAGCAGGATAAGCAGAGGCCATTCAGAAGAGAATCCACAGTAGGATCCTGGCAGCAATAACCTCCTCAATTCCACCCTGCCAGGATAAGTCAAAAGAAGAATGATACAATTCCCATCCAAGGGACCTCTCAACACTCCAGTAGGCACTAGGAGAGTTTGTAAGCACCACGTGGGGCACAGGTGCTTGGTCACACAGCAGCAAAAGGCCACGAAGCAATGGCAGGGAAGCTTACAGAAGCTCCCATACCCTGTTCCTGGTTCCCAGGAACAAAAGAAATGAGTTGGTGAATTCAGGTAGGAGCAGACCAAATGAAAACACTGAGCATGTCATCCATGCCCAGTGCCACAATGGCACTTGGGAGGCATTATACAGCTCCCCCACCTAAAAGCATGGAGAACAGATAATTAAATGGATTCTTTTTCAGTATGGTTTCAATGGTTTCAGTATGGTTTCAATCCCTTTTTCTGCAGGATTTTATACAAAGTATTTGACTGTGATACCAAAGCTGAGAGAAAGAGCTAACAGCTACAACAGTGAGGTGACAGCCCTACCCACAGCCCGCTCAATCAATACAGATGGATACGCCTCTCCAAGGGCTGCTGGCTTTGGGAGCTGACATGCCCCATTCCCCACACGCTGCAGCAGAACCTGTGAGTCTGCCCTGTAAGACCCCTCAAGATGGGGAATAGCCTGGGAAGCCAGGCAACATTAAgcttgcccagcacagagaAGGTGGCAgaagccagccctgctccaagAGCTCAGCCTGAAAACCTTGTTCTGGCTTGTTTTCCCACTAGCTTTGGGTGCCTGACTTGTAATAAGTAAGCCTGAAAAGCAGGCTCCTTTTCAGACATGCCAGGCACTTGCAGCTCCAGCTCATAGACGCATCTCCAGGGAGTCAAGTTCCAGGTGCACCCAAAAAAACTCATGTTTCAGCCAATACCCAAAGGCCTCTGTTTCCTTGTCTGAGAAaagctgggcagtgcccaggcccAGGACTCTGAGGCTCAAGGGGAAATTGCTTTATAGCAGCCAGTCTAATTGCACTGAAATTATGAGATCAAGCAGTAAATTCACGTCTGTGTTCGTTGCTCTGGGTGGCAAAGCTGCACTGGCAAGTGCCTGATCTCCAATCGCTGCAAATTCACATTTCATTGGAAAGGGAAAGAGGGGGTTAATGAAGGAGAGCATTGCCAGTTGGAAGTGCTACCTAAAAAGGGTTTCTCCTACTAGCTGAAGCAAAATGGTTTCTCTTGCCAGCTTGTTTACTCTGCAGCTGAGAGCAGCGGACCGCCAGGTTTTGCTGCTGGATCCTGCTGCAGGATCGACGGCTGCAAAACCAGCCCTGGCACCAGGACATCAGCGAGGCTGGACCAGGTGTGGTACAGCTGCACCAtccccagcccaggagcagccccacagTGCCCACATCATAGGCAGTCCCCAGGACCAGCATCATCTATGCCAGAAAATGTGTAGCTCAGCACTTCAGAGAGCAAATCCTGGGCCCATTCTCTTCTCCTTTGGGGAAATAATGGTCCTCACCATATAAAGGCCAGGTAAAAGCTGGAATTACATTTAACCAAGATGGTTTTACATTAACTGCCCACTGCAATACTAGGGTCCTTAGGGGTCTTGCCCATGGAAAGGGCACCCAAACCCCAGCACCAGGGAATAGGGATGCTGGACAGGACACACAGGTTTTCCCAAGAAAGGCAAGCACCAAACCCATCCTGCCCCACCTTGCTGCTTCAGAGCCAGAAAATAGACAGGACTCGTTATCCTCTTTAGAAAAGCAGAGCTTGCAATCATGTGCCAAGACAGGTATCAGCCAGATTCCTGTCTCTGGGAGATTTTGGAGTCCACAAGCCAAACTGAAGCACCGTGGCTCTTGCAGTGCACAGCCCGTCCCAGCTCCAGGATTAAAGACACTGTGTCTGCAAACAAAACATTGGCACCTGCCAGGAGAGCCAGCTGGGGAGGAGAgccagcctgcagctgctgctgccctgacGGCCACAGCACGGTGCCCAGCAGCCAGCGCCAGGATCAGGCCCACGTTTTACAGCCTTTATATTAATTACCCAGAGTCTAAATAAGATTAAAGTTTTAATTCTGTCTTCATCTCCTAGAGGCTCCTGCTGCGCTCTCGGGTTTTCCTGGTGCCATGAAGCTTCTCAGGCAGTTACAGCAGAGGGCACTTCTCTGACAGCcggagacagcagcagctcctgcatccAGGGCTGCCCCTCGGTGCCCGACCAGCCCCAATGACACACAACCCTCTGCAGGTCCataaacccagcactgctgcgagcagagctctgcaaaaCCTGACCCTTCACTGATATCCACAACTCGAGGTCAGCTGGGCCACTCGATGATTAAAAAGCAGAGGGCCAGCACTGGGCAGTGTCCTGAGGCCACGCTCAAGTCGTAGGTGGGAAGGTGAGCGGGAGCTCGAGGCAGAGGGTGTCTGCCAGGGCAATGTTTTGTGCCTGGCCACATCTGCACTGCCCAAGCCACCCCATCATAGTCGGCCAATGGGCAATTCAAGCTCTTAGCCTGGACCACCTAAATTGGAGTTTTACAGCTGGAGATAGGCCAGAGAGCAGCAAATGCCAGCTGAGCAGGAGAAGAAATCACTGCCTGCACTGGCTGGGTGGAGGATATGGCACAGGTTGGCAGCAGCAGCGCTTGCTGCCCTGGTTCCTCAGTGCCTATGAGGACAGAGAaaatgctgcagagctgcagctgtggctCAGTCCACAAGCACCAACCCCAACACCCCATGATGGCAGAGCCTTAGATCTCACTGAGCAGCAGCAAGACCTGGTTCAAGCCACCAAAGCACCCAAAGCTCAGCACTGACCTATACAATGTGTCCAAACCTAATCCTGCTACATCCCATAGTGTCTGCACAGACCAGCTCCAGTTACCTCCTgaacctccagctgctgtgcagccacagccctgaAAAAGCCAACTTGCAGCCAGGGAGAATTGCAAGGGAGAGATCCTGGTGGAGGAGAGGACGGACACAGCACAACCCCCCATCTCCAACACTGCCTGTACCCACTGCCTTGAGCCACAGCCACCCCTTTGGACAGGGTTGTGATCACTTTTTGTGTTATGAACAAGGACAAGAGCATCTTGTGAGAGCTTGGGAAAGCACAGAGTATCATTCGCCCCAGTTTGCCTGGCTGAAGGCAGATTGTGGAGAAGGTTGCTCCATGAGCATGCAGGACTTagccagctgctcctcagggagCAGCGAGCTGCCCTagctcagctgctgccccaACCACCCCTCCGCAGGAACAAAATCCTCTGCGCTGCTGGGTCTGCTCCCATTTCCTTCAGTGCAGGACATGGTCAAGCTGAGCCAGCAGAATACAGCCAGGCCAGGAAACAAGAAAAGCCCTCCAAGCATCCCCCTCAAAGCCCCCCATGGAGCGCAGGTTTTGCACAGTGAGCTGATAACCCCGGTGATCACTTTGTATCACTGCTCCTGTGGTTTGGAGTTTGGGCTGCACAGCAGGAACTAGGGCTTCAGAGGTTTTCTTTCCAATGGGCACCCCACCACGCGCAGACACGAGGCTGCCCATAGCCACTGCTAAGGCATGTATACCAGGGTGACCCCAAGGCAGGCACCCAACCTGGAGAACCTCTGCAGTCAGTGGAAACCTCCCCCACTCTCTCCCCTACCTTCTGCTCTTTACAGAAGATGCCGTTTCAGAAGCAGCTCCCGTTACTGTAGTCCCTTCCTGGCTATCCATCTTGGAGCCCCTTCTCCCACCCAGACACTGCAGCCTCCTGCCTTGAGCCCCCCAGCTCTTACCTGGCGGACAAGGGCTGCTGCTCTGCGGTGTCACCAGCTTCGGTGGGTGCTACTGCTCCCCGGGCGCTGTGCTTGGGTCACTCGGTGAGTGGAGCTTTTAAGCAACAACCGTGGGGACACCCCTGAGTCTCTGCATCCCCTAAACCCACCCCTGAGCCCCTGCAGTCCCTAACCCCTCAGGGACCAGCCCAGACCCCTCCCCTCACACCCTGCTGTGAaggagagcaggggctgccCTGCAGAGCCAACACTGCCGTGTGCCCCGAGGCGGGACGGAAGGCCTTAATTAGCCCATTATTAACCTGAGCGCGGTCTTGCTCTCactttgggggaaaaacaggTGCGATTGGGGCACTTTGTGAGGAGTGACTGATGCACGGTACTGCCAACACGTCGGGGGAAAGCCCTGACTCCCCTCCAAACGCGGGGTGATGGCAAGGAGCTCTACAGGCACGACAAGAGATGTCCCCGCCGGGGGCTGTCGGGGCGCGGGGGTACCCGGCAACATTGGGGTGCGGCTAGCACCTGAACCGGCAACTCCCGGGGTTAGGACAGCCCAAAGCGGAGCGGAGCATCCCACCGCACCCGCGGGGATGGGATTCACAGACGGTGCCGGTGCCACCGAGGGTCCTGCCGAGGGTACGCGGTGcctcagggctggcacagggcgggacggggcggggcgtgccgcgcccccgcccccgcggcggcTCGGGACCGCCCACCGGAGCGGGCACCGCCCCCCGCTCACCTGTGCGAGGGGAGcggcgcggggaggcggcgccccGGCTCCGCCGCCGCTCGGGCGGGACCTCCGGTGCCCTCAGCGTCCCTGGCCCagcccggccgagcccccgccgcCCTCAcgggccgcgccgcgcccggcACTATTTGAACGGCGCGAGGCGCCCGCCTCACTCCTATTGGCCGCGCTGCCCGCCCGTCAAGCCGCCCTCCGCCTTCCCATTGGTAGCGCTGGCCGCGGGGGGCGGGGCTGGCGGGCCGGCGCAGCGGTATAAAAGGCggcggccgggcgggcgggcgtTCAGTGTCTCTGCGCGACAGGTAcgggcgggcgcgggggggggccgcgcgcgggtgggcggggcgggcgggagcgcgcggaggggcgggcggggggcggcgccgcgcgggagggcggggcgggggcgcgcgCGGCGCTGGTGGCGCTGCCCGCCCGCGCCGTCCGTGCTcggagcgcggcggcggcggcagcagcgggaGCCCCCGGCGATGCCCGCGCTGCTCCCGCCGCTGGCCGCCCCCTGAAGACACCCCTCTCTATTTGCCCCCCTTCTCCAGCGACCTCAGGctctttccccccttttccccttccccccttccccttTATTCCCTCCCCCCCGCCTCTTTATCCTCCTTCCTTACGACCCTCCGCACCCGCCCGGCTGCCGTGTGGATGCGGGCCGGGGTGCCTGGCTGCGCGGGCGGCGAGAGCCGATGCTGAGGGGCCGGAGGAGGATGGAGTGCACCCTCGATGCGCAGAGTTTGATCAGTATTTCCCTGCGGAAGATCCACAGCTCCCGCACGCAGCGAGGCGGCATCAAGCTCCACAAGAACCTGCTCGTCTCCTATGTGCTCCGCAACGCCCGGCAGCTCTACCTGAGCGAGCGCTACGCCGAGCTCTACCGCCGCCAGCAGCACTACCCCGACGGAGCCCCGCTCCTCGCCATGCCCGcctgcccgccgcccgccgccgccgccccgccggaGCTGGCGGCGCTCCCGCTGCCCGCCGACACGCAGGACCGCGAGGCGCGGAGCtgcggggctgcgcggggcggcgcggagctgctggaggtgccGGTGTGCGCGGTGCCCCCGGAGATGCAGCGAGCGCCCTGCAGAGACTCGTCCCCGGGCTTCTACCGGGCCGCCGGCAGCGCCGGTCCCGGTGGCGGAggcggcgcggccccggggctgctctaCGCCGCCGGCTGTGACttcgggagcggcggggccccGCACTGTAGCAGCCGCACCACGGTGCTGGATTTGGACACTCACGTCGTGACCACGGTGGAGAACGGGTACTTGCACCAGGACTGCTGCTCGCAgtgcccctgctgctgccagccggCACCGGGGCTCGCctccccgccgcccgcgcccggCACCAAGCGCAAGTATTAcccggggcaggaggaggaagaggagggggtgGAGGAAGGGGAGCCGGGGGGAGGCGGGGTGGCGGGCGGCCCCCCCTTCGCCCCGTGCACCAAACGCGCCCGCTTCGAGGAGTACAGCGCCGAGCACCCCCAGGACTCTTCCAACATCTCCAACTTGATCTCCATCTTCGGCTCCGGTTTCACGGGGCTGGTGAGCCGGCAGCAGGCGGACTCGGAGCAGCCCCTGAACGGGCAGCTGTGCAGCAAGCAGGCGCTGGCGAGCCTGGGAGCCTGGACTCGGGCCATCGTCGCGTTTTAGAGAGAAGTGGGGGAGCAGACGGGGTGTGGGGGGGCTGTTGACAAAACGGGGGTGCGATCCGAGGGACGGCGGCTCCGGAGGGGGGGACCCTGAAACAAAGGCAGGGAGGGGGGTTGGGgcgaggggaggggggggtgcCGAGGGGTGCGCAGGGGAGGCGGGGGGGGCTGAGCCGCGCTAGTGTTTTATAAATTgtacaataaagaaaaaaaaaatctgagatcTTGGGACTTTATTTTTGCAGAGATGAGAGgataaaaaaatcaagcaaacaaacgaaaacaaaacaaacaacaaaacaaaaaaaaaaaaaaaaaacaacgaGGCACCTATTTAAATAATCCTCTTTGTGTCCGCTCGGGCTCTCTTCGCGGCGGGCTTCCTGGGGCCGGTGCTGGCGGCCGGTAGCGCCACGTGAGAGCCGGCACCGGCCCCGGGACCCCGCGGCGGGagcgcccccggccccgctccctgccccgggccgccccgcgggTCCCACCGCCCCCGGCTCGGTGTGTTTCAGGGTGCAGAACAGGGGAAAGCCGCTGCTGCCCCGTCGCTTTTGTGCGTTTCtttacatatttaaaagaacaaaaaaggcagaaatgaaaACACTTCAACTTTCCTCCCAGAAGAAACGTGTGCGATGTGACTTCTTCCCACCGCTTGTGCCAGGGGAGCGCTGGAGGGTTCTGAGAGCTGAATGTGGGAAGGGGAAAACCAGGATCCGGGGGTCCCTCCGGGCTGCGCCTCGCCACGCCGGGGAGGGGGCGAGCCACCCCCGGCAGCCCGGAGCCTCCGCCTCGGTGTGTGCTTGTGATGCCGCAGGTACCCGTGTAACACGACTCACGTCTCCAATGTGTGTGTCGGGTCTgacccccttttttttttttcttttctcccctctctttttttttttttttccttaagtttAACTGTTCTGGTTTCAGCCTTCCCAATCATAAAACCAGCAGTGTTTGGTCTTGTGAAGAGATTGTCTCCTGCAGagtctcttgattttttttttaacattatttttttaaagaaaaaccttTTGTTGTAAAAAGGTGGGTTTTCTGGTCGTCGTCCCCTCCTCTTTCTTTTGCCCACTCCCAACTTCACGGTATCAGCACTGTGTGTAACTGAGGATGCTTTGCCAAACGGTCTGTTGgggtcttcttttttttctgctcctttctCTTTGTTTGTAAGCCTGTATTTTTGTGCATATGGAATTGTATATCACCGGGTAAAACTGTTCAGATTTGTTTAAATTTATAATCTTAATAAAAAGTCGATTATAAAGTTGCTGTGCCCTTGCTTTCCTTCACCCCGCAGCCCGCTGAAGCCCCTCTCCTGAGCCACTGTTTCCCCTCTGCACCAGGGAGCCTTTACCGAAACTCcgaccccccccccctccccgtgTAGCCCCCGGCCTCGGAAAAACCCCTTTGTCTCCTCCCCAACACCATCCAGATTCACCCTctccccccacacacacacccgCAGCCCCCCCGGCTGCCAGGATGCAACAAAAGCCCCCCCTTGGGTCTGGCTGTGCCGCGCAGAGCGAGTCCCAGGTGGGGAAGGGACCGGTGGGGaaggggccggggctggggtcCCCTCCCAGCGCCCCGGGGCGGGGGGAGCAGCCAGGACCCCCCGGCCCTGCCTCGACCCGCACCTGGGCAGCGCCGCCTCCTCCGCGCCCCCCGACGCGCTCGGGAAGTTTTTTTAAGTTGGAGTTTGTTATCCCCGCGCGGGGCCGCTGGGTGGTGCGGGcgggttttcctttttttcccctttttgtgcatgtgtttttctcctcccctcctttACCCCACAGGAACGAGCCGGGGCCGCTCCGCACCCCTTCAACACCCCCCAGCCACCTCAGGAGGggagaattattatttttttaaccctGTGCAGAACGCGCAGTTCCTAGCATGCAGCGCAAATCCCGCAGACAGAGCCGTCCCTCTGCCCCCGCACCCCCAGCATCCGCGGGACCCCCCCACATCAACACATGGACAAAACCccccccttcccagccctgcgCATCACCGTGGGAGCGCAACCTTCCCTTCTCCCGGGCCGAGAGACCGAAACCGTGGGATTGCGGGGCGCGGAGGGGCTGCGGGGGGGTCGCGGCCGCAGAGGAGCCGGAGCGCGGAGCCCCCGGCCCGGCTGCGCccccgctccgcgccccgcgcccgctccgcgcccgcagCGCCCCCTGGCGTCCGCCGCGGGACCTGCAGCgccgcgcggggccgggggagcggggagggagagaggggagagaggggagagaggggagagagaggggagagagaggggagagagaggggagagagaggggagagagaggggagagagaggggagagagaggggagagagaggggagagagaggggagagagaggggagagagaggggagagagaggggagagagaggggagagagaggggagagagaggggagagaggggagagaggggagagagaggggagagagaggggagagagaggggagagagaggggagagagaggggagagagaggggagagagaggggagagagaggggagagagaggggagagagaggggagagagagaggggagagagagaggggagagagaggggagagagaggggagagagaggggagagagaggggagagagaggggagagagaggggagagagaggggagagagaggggagagagaggggagagagaggggagagagaggggagagagaggggagagagaggggagagagaggggagagagaggggagagagaggggagagagaggggagagagaggggagagagaggggagagagaggggagagagaggggagagagaggggagagaggggagagccGCTCTCTAGCGGCCGCGACCCCCCTGTGCCgaggggaaggggcaggggcGGCCGCGTTGTCCCCAAGCGCCGGGGCTGCTGCCCCCGGGCAGCCCTGTCCCGCTCAGGACGCCTCAGGGCTGAGCGCCGCTCCCCCTTCCCTGCTGATCCTCCAAACAGCCTCCCCTCAAAATAAAACTCTAATTGAAAATATAAGCCCTGTAACCCCCTGCCCAGGCGCAGAGGCACTGCGGGAGCCCTGCTGAACGCACCACAGCTCGCTCTGTGAAACCAGAGCTGGATGCTTTGACCAGAGAGAATTCACCCACGGCGCCATGGAGAAGTTCCCTCCCGGCCCCTTGGACCGGGACCCTGGGGGCCTCCCCCGGCCCCATCCCGCTTCCTTGCCCCGGGAGTCGAGGCTCCCCGGCACGGAGACGGCTGAAGATGGGCCCCGGCAGTGGGAttaggagaagcagcagctcctgcacccatagccctggctgctgtgcaCAGTATTTGGGGCAAGTTTTAAAACCCAGGCTCTTCCGCGGACGCCCACAGGTCAGCATGGCTGGCTGCTGAATCTTAAACCCAAATCCTTTTCATTAcagcccctgctccaggcagcccaGCCAGACAGGGTCAGAGCTCGCTTTAGTACAACAGCCACATGCACACACTCATCACCCTCCCAAACCGCTCCCCATCTCCCAGACCTCGGGGTTTCCAGTGATCAAGGGGCCATCAGCAGGACAAACACCCGTTCTTGCAGGGTCCACCACCCCAGGCGCACCTATCCCTCCAAATCTCCCCTCTCCCGGGGGGAGCCAGCTCTTGCCCGCCTTCACAGTGGAAGTTTCTGGGGCTTCAGTCAAGGTTTCAAAGGCTGGAATTGGCAAAGACGCCTCCGCATCGCCGGTACACACACGGGGAGGGGGAGTCGGGGTGCATATGCCACGGGGACACTCAAAAATCCCTGTCACTGAGGAACGAGGAGACCCCACAGCTCCGCGGAGCCGCGAAGACTCGCACGCTCTCGGTGGCgcagttatttatttattttaaacgCTGGTAcatgacatttttcttcttacGAAGGCGGCAGCAGCAGAAAGCCCATCACAGCCTCTCCTGAAAGCAGAGCCTGGAAACCAGAGTCTCATCTGCATATTCATAAGTACCTGATAAATTAATCATGATGGCAGAAGCATTCAGGCTAGAAGGGAGGTGACAGGGGAAGGTTGCACCCCCCAACACAAGCCCATCCTCACTCTCGCACACGCTCCACGCTCCTCGCTCCTCGTCTTCCAGGCACAAAATGTTTTGATCCTTTCACAAGTCGGCTGAACCCCCTGGGTGCTGCGAGGAAGGGGGCTGTGCCCCCCCAGCACGCGGTAGGCACCCACCACCTCGCCCCCCACTCCTCTGGTCCCCGGCTCCGGTGAGAGATGCAGAGCAGatgggctggagcagggtggAGGACCCAAAATCTGAGGGAGTTCAGCTGCCACcgctgcagcccccagcccagccgtGAGCTCTGCTCCCGTGTCACCGCCTGTCCCCAGCGTGGTCCAGCGTGCCCCAGCATTGCCCGACCTTTAGCTGATGCTAAAGAGTTTGACCCTAAAATTCTTTCCATGTCCTCTCTCCCCGTAGTGCTCTCCCGGCTGGGGGTGAGCGGGCGTCGCCAGCATTTTGTGCCCGGCAGCCCTGGAGCGGGAAGGAGGCACAGAGGGGTCCTCTGGAAGGGACAGGTGGAGTGTGGCTGGCACAGAACCGCAGGAGGTGGGAGATGGGGAGAGTGAGGGGAGCCAGGGCAGTCCTGCACCGTGCCACGGCAGAGGGAGCCGGCTCTGTGCGCACACCGCTCTCTCTGCCAGCTGCGAGACACATGTGGCTTTCCCTTCCCAGCGCAAAGTGCTTTCCACAAGCAGATCCGCTGCTTGTGGTGTCCTCAGTGTCACCACACTGAACCCCCTTGTCTGGGGAGTCACCCTGCCCGGAGCAGAGATGCTGCCTCCGGTAACAGAGGCAGAAATTCAACCCgcggctggagcagagcccgagcCCAGCCAGCTTTTCCGCGAGCCGCACTcggcagagcaggcaggaagggCAGAAGGCACCTGGGAGCTGCCTGTAGAACCCAGGAGGGTCCGGATCTCGCTTGATTTCCCTAACCCAGAGGCAATTGCAGAGGTGGCTGCCGGGCCGGGCTCACCAAGAACAGAAGATCAGCACAAACCCAGCACCCActggctctgccctgcaccCCCAACACCCCACTGGTGCTTGGAGGGCTCAGATCTGGCATTAGGGAGTCACAGATCAAGCCCAGTGTCAAAGCCAGCAGTTCAGCCAAGTCCTCATGCCACTGAAGCAGCTCAGCCCAGATGTCACTGTACACCCAGCAGGTCTGTCCACACCAGGAGGGACAAGGATGGACACGGTGATGGAGAACTGACCCTCCCACCTCCCAGGCTGCCAGACCAGctcacccccagctcccccaggggGAGGCTGGGCACCACCCGAGGAAAACCCAGCCTCACACCATGAGCCAAGCACCAATTCCCAGGTGCTgacccacagctggagcagctccatgcCCTCCTAAACCACAAGTGCCAAGAACAATCCCATATCCAGTCCCAGCAGCCCATCCTCAGGAGAGCAACCTTGTGCTCTGCAGAACCCAGGCAGGATCTATCAGTCCTTCCTTGCATCTGTTGATTTTGAGTTAGATCCCTCCCATCTCATCTCCCCAGCTTAAACACGAATGAGCAGAAGAATATTTTGGGATCTGCACGTTAGCAGATGTTTGCAGGAGTCCCCTGCAGAGAGAGCAGTAGGAGAGCAATGGGGGACCCAGCAATGTGGTCGAGAGGCCGCTGCCGTTAGTGGTCTGT of the Anomalospiza imberbis isolate Cuckoo-Finch-1a 21T00152 chromosome 21, ASM3175350v1, whole genome shotgun sequence genome contains:
- the IER5L gene encoding immediate early response gene 5-like protein produces the protein MLRGRRRMECTLDAQSLISISLRKIHSSRTQRGGIKLHKNLLVSYVLRNARQLYLSERYAELYRRQQHYPDGAPLLAMPACPPPAAAAPPELAALPLPADTQDREARSCGAARGGAELLEVPVCAVPPEMQRAPCRDSSPGFYRAAGSAGPGGGGGAAPGLLYAAGCDFGSGGAPHCSSRTTVLDLDTHVVTTVENGYLHQDCCSQCPCCCQPAPGLASPPPAPGTKRKYYPGQEEEEEGVEEGEPGGGGVAGGPPFAPCTKRARFEEYSAEHPQDSSNISNLISIFGSGFTGLVSRQQADSEQPLNGQLCSKQALASLGAWTRAIVAF